The Borrelia hispanica CRI DNA window TCTTTTTATCAGATCTAGTTCTAAGATTTTATACCTATGAATAGTACTTCAACAGAAAAATCCCAATAAAAATGAATAAAATTGATATAAATCGAAAATCTATTGTAATGTTAACTCTACAAGTGTAAATGTACTTATTAAAGGAATTAGAGGAATATTTGACTTGGTTATAACACAAGGAAATGAACAAACAGCTAAAACTAACCCTGTTGAATATGAAAAAAGAATATTAATAAGTTGTTTGATGGTACAACTGAATGCTGGCGGCAGTACTGAAAATAAACACGTAGCAACAGCAGATACACCTATAGAGGTATTAAATGACACTGATATGTTAAAAACTATTGCTGGTAATAATGCTAATGTTAAAAAATATTATAATACACTATAAAATAAAAGATACCAAGAGCTTAACTCCCAATATCTTTACTTTATAACTTTATTTGTTTTCTTAAAGTTATTATCCCACTTGAATATCTTGGTATTTATATAATATATAATTTAACTTCTTTAAGTAGTAGGTTTGATTACAAGCTCTGCAATCGAAGCCTCTACTGCTTTATTAGCAAAACTTAATAATGTATCAATTAATGTATTAAGTTCCCCCAATTCCTTAGCTCCTTTATCTCCATTAGCCTTAGTTTTGTAATCTATTGCTTCTTTTGCATGATCATCAGTAACACCCTCTTTACCAAGATCAGAGTGTTTTGTTTTCACTTTAGATATAAACGATTCAGCTTTACCCTTAGTATCATCAACTTTTGTTTTCAGATCACTAGAAATTCCATCTAATGCTGCCAACGTTTCTAATTTAGTCTTTATAGTTAATACCATTTGAAACGCTCCTGCAACTAAAGATCCATTATGAGCTCCATCAGTACCTAAAGTATCGGTGTTCTCCTGAATTTTTTTCCCTATAGCTTTAGCCAGCTCATCAACTGACTTAACTAATTTATGCACTTCCTTTACTTTCCCCCGCAAACTCCACCGCATCTCTTATCTTTTTACTTACTACCTTTAAATCAATTACACTCCCATCTCCCTTCCTTGCTTTCCCCTCGTCTACTTCCTTTCCTACTCCCCCACTATTACATCCCATCACTACCATCATCATCATCCCCAATATTATTCCCTTTACTATTCTTCTCTCTCTCCTTCTTTTATTCCTCTCTTATTCC harbors:
- a CDS encoding variable large family protein, which translates into the protein MYCNVNSTSVNVLIKGIRGIFDLVITQGNEQTAKTNPVEYEKRILISCLMVQLNAGGSTENKHVATADTPIEVLNDTDMLKTIAGNNANVKKYYNTL
- a CDS encoding Vsp/OspC family lipoprotein, whose product is MHKLVKSVDELAKAIGKKIQENTDTLGTDGAHNGSLVAGAFQMVLTIKTKLETLAALDGISSDLKTKVDDTKGKAESFISKVKTKHSDLGKEGVTDDHAKEAIDYKTKANGDKGAKELGELNTLIDTLLSFANKAVEASIAELVIKPTT